One window of Novipirellula aureliae genomic DNA carries:
- a CDS encoding bifunctional acetate--CoA ligase family protein/GNAT family N-acetyltransferase: MSIRNLDKIFAARHVAIVGATPRESSVGRTVIQNLIAGGYQGEIFPVNPRFEEIERVRCYSSFDDLPQTPDLAVIAIAAANVPDAIDRCGQAGIRGIVVLSAGFREVGKRGQELEQEILTVKKRYDNMRIVGPNCLGIISPHRGLNASFASDSPPKGRIAFISQSGALCTAVLDWAIEKKIGFSYFVSVGNMLDVGMADLIDYFSMDQYTDSIILYVESITDARRFMSAARAFTRSKPIIAYKAGRFTESALAAASHTGAMMGVDSVYEAAFARAGIVRVFEVGDLFDCAALLARKNETKGPRLAIVTNAGGPGVMATDALLQRQGTLATLSKQTLEKLVAILPSAWSHGNPIDILGDAPPQRYQDAIEIVLQDDNVDGLLVILSPQAMTAPVETAKVVLTSAKKTSKPVLAAWMGGVRVRPGMELMSDAGLPVYRTPEKAVSAFMYLVEYARRREILYETPRSIPVRFHLDQTKMRSVFEKLRSEGSDTLSEVASKTLLEAYNVPTTKTLVARSSNDAVTLAKRIGYPVVMKIFSPEITHKSEVGGVILNLTDPQGVADAFGQITLQAKQRRPDACIEGVTLQSMVTSPNGRELIVGAKRDPVFGSVLLIGAGGTMAEIMQDSSLELPPLSETLARRMIQSLRAWPMLGEFRGKPAVHLDRLVEVLMRISYLVANHPQIKELDINPLLVTPEDAVALDCRIILDRRDPGNLDSRNGSARESQSLYPHLAIRPYPSEFREQFTLSDHTPLLLRPIAPEDEPQWCDLVASCSPETLRMRFRYMFKATTHEMATRFCFTDYDRELAIAAEIQHEGKPVFVGVGRLVADVDHREAEFAVLVSDKWQGHGIGAILTDYCLQLCKRWKIQSVVAEMSPANQRMIDIFSHRDFKLSRNIAEDVVIARKKLV, encoded by the coding sequence ATGTCGATTCGTAACCTCGACAAGATTTTTGCTGCGCGGCACGTTGCAATCGTGGGGGCAACGCCGCGTGAATCGAGTGTCGGACGCACGGTCATTCAAAATTTAATCGCGGGCGGCTATCAAGGCGAAATTTTTCCGGTCAATCCTCGCTTTGAAGAGATTGAGCGTGTACGCTGTTATTCGTCGTTTGACGATTTGCCGCAAACACCCGATTTGGCGGTAATTGCGATAGCGGCTGCGAACGTCCCCGATGCGATCGACCGCTGCGGACAAGCAGGGATTCGTGGCATCGTTGTCCTGTCCGCCGGGTTCCGCGAAGTCGGTAAGCGGGGCCAAGAGCTCGAGCAGGAAATCTTGACGGTAAAAAAACGCTACGACAACATGCGGATCGTCGGGCCAAATTGTCTTGGAATCATCTCGCCGCATCGAGGACTGAACGCCTCCTTCGCCAGCGATTCGCCGCCCAAGGGCCGCATTGCTTTTATTTCTCAATCGGGGGCGCTCTGCACTGCAGTGCTCGATTGGGCAATCGAAAAGAAAATCGGCTTCTCTTACTTTGTCTCCGTTGGCAATATGCTCGATGTCGGAATGGCCGATTTAATCGACTATTTCTCAATGGACCAATACACCGATTCGATCATCTTGTACGTCGAGTCGATCACGGATGCACGCAGATTCATGAGCGCAGCGAGAGCATTCACTCGAAGCAAACCAATCATTGCCTATAAAGCTGGCCGGTTCACCGAATCGGCTCTAGCTGCCGCGTCACACACGGGGGCGATGATGGGAGTCGACAGCGTCTATGAGGCCGCCTTTGCGAGAGCAGGGATTGTCCGCGTTTTTGAAGTAGGGGATCTCTTTGATTGTGCTGCACTGCTAGCACGAAAGAACGAAACGAAAGGCCCGCGTTTGGCGATTGTTACCAACGCAGGAGGCCCAGGCGTGATGGCGACCGATGCCCTGCTACAACGCCAGGGCACACTCGCAACGCTGTCCAAACAAACGCTTGAGAAACTTGTTGCGATCCTGCCATCGGCTTGGTCCCATGGCAATCCTATCGACATCCTCGGCGATGCGCCACCACAGCGATACCAGGACGCGATCGAAATCGTACTCCAGGACGACAACGTCGATGGCCTCTTGGTCATCCTTTCGCCTCAAGCGATGACCGCTCCAGTAGAGACAGCCAAAGTGGTTTTGACGTCAGCAAAGAAAACTTCCAAACCGGTGCTTGCCGCATGGATGGGAGGCGTCCGTGTTCGACCGGGTATGGAGCTAATGAGCGATGCGGGTCTTCCTGTCTATCGAACTCCCGAAAAAGCCGTCTCCGCCTTTATGTATTTGGTCGAGTACGCACGTAGGCGAGAGATTTTGTATGAAACGCCTCGTTCGATCCCCGTTCGTTTTCACTTGGACCAAACGAAAATGCGATCCGTCTTCGAAAAACTGCGCAGCGAAGGCAGCGACACACTCAGCGAAGTCGCATCGAAAACGCTACTCGAAGCTTACAACGTGCCAACCACCAAAACGTTAGTCGCTCGTTCCAGCAATGATGCTGTCACATTGGCTAAACGAATTGGCTACCCCGTCGTGATGAAAATCTTTTCACCAGAAATCACACACAAGAGCGAAGTGGGTGGCGTGATCTTGAATTTGACCGACCCTCAAGGCGTTGCCGATGCCTTTGGTCAGATCACGTTGCAAGCCAAGCAACGAAGGCCAGATGCGTGTATCGAAGGAGTGACGCTGCAAAGCATGGTCACATCCCCCAACGGGCGGGAACTGATCGTCGGAGCCAAGCGCGACCCGGTCTTCGGCAGCGTCTTGCTCATCGGTGCTGGCGGTACCATGGCTGAGATCATGCAAGACAGTTCGCTTGAACTGCCTCCGCTGAGCGAAACACTCGCTCGCCGTATGATTCAATCCCTACGAGCGTGGCCGATGCTCGGTGAGTTCCGAGGCAAACCGGCAGTCCATCTCGATCGGCTCGTCGAAGTGCTAATGAGAATTAGCTATTTGGTTGCCAATCATCCTCAAATCAAAGAGCTTGACATCAACCCGTTGCTGGTGACCCCCGAAGACGCTGTGGCTCTCGATTGCCGCATCATTCTCGATCGTCGCGATCCAGGGAATCTCGATTCGCGAAACGGATCGGCCAGAGAGTCTCAATCGCTTTACCCCCACTTGGCGATACGGCCTTACCCGTCCGAATTCCGTGAGCAATTTACGCTGTCCGATCATACGCCACTCCTATTGCGTCCGATCGCACCGGAAGACGAACCACAGTGGTGTGATTTGGTGGCGTCTTGCTCGCCAGAAACGCTGCGGATGCGGTTTCGCTATATGTTCAAAGCGACCACGCATGAAATGGCGACCCGATTTTGCTTTACCGACTATGACCGAGAATTGGCAATCGCAGCGGAGATTCAACACGAAGGCAAACCCGTTTTTGTGGGCGTCGGTCGCCTCGTCGCTGACGTCGATCACCGTGAAGCCGAGTTTGCGGTTTTGGTCAGCGACAAATGGCAGGGGCATGGAATCGGTGCGATTTTGACGGACTATTGCTTACAACTCTGCAAACGTTGGAAAATCCAAAGTGTGGTTGCGGAAATGTCCCCAGCCAATCAACGGATGATCGATATCTTTTCGCATCGCGATTTCAAATTAAGTCGGAATATCGCCGAAGATGTGGTGATTGCCCGGAAAAAATTGGTCTAA
- a CDS encoding molybdopterin molybdotransferase MoeA: protein MTDFNHPNRAIDALAERLLRRETHQLESDQLVGRVLASDVLADRDSPAADVSAMDGYAIRLSDFGSRSAVPIAGECVAGEAPPPMIPNAVLRIFTGAVVPDGCEAVVKREDTIEHEHSIEFLSSARNASPGEHIRRAGENAKTNDCVLAAGSLVTPASIATMVNFGSYSANVFDQVRVSLITTGNEVDRFEQESPRPWQLRNSNAAAIESMLRSIASVRFIDHHHCRDDRFSLAESLEKCLSESDAVFLTGGVSQGDYDYVPKIIPGFGAEIVFHGLPIRPGKPILGAATRAGKLILGLPGNPVSATVGARRFARPLLAKMSGQNDWREHPPQVRLHDSASKSLPLHVMRLVRHVENSFEQGKENAVVAAVPSLGSGDLVSLGQSIGFVEIPPGHSGEGPWPFFAW, encoded by the coding sequence GTGACGGATTTCAATCATCCCAATCGTGCGATCGATGCGCTGGCAGAACGCTTGTTACGCCGTGAAACTCATCAACTTGAATCGGACCAGCTGGTAGGTCGTGTATTAGCCAGTGACGTGTTGGCTGATCGAGACAGTCCAGCTGCGGACGTGTCGGCAATGGATGGCTACGCAATTCGTCTGAGCGATTTCGGTTCACGCTCTGCCGTTCCGATTGCCGGGGAATGTGTTGCGGGCGAGGCTCCTCCGCCAATGATTCCCAATGCCGTGCTCCGGATCTTTACCGGGGCCGTCGTACCCGACGGCTGTGAAGCGGTCGTGAAACGAGAAGATACGATTGAACACGAGCACTCGATCGAGTTTCTCTCCTCGGCTAGGAATGCCTCACCAGGAGAACATATTCGTCGAGCGGGCGAGAATGCCAAGACGAATGACTGTGTCTTGGCTGCTGGATCGCTTGTCACCCCTGCTTCGATCGCCACAATGGTCAATTTTGGATCCTATTCGGCAAACGTATTTGACCAAGTTCGTGTGTCGCTCATTACAACGGGGAACGAAGTTGATCGTTTCGAACAGGAATCGCCTAGGCCGTGGCAACTAAGAAATAGTAATGCAGCGGCGATCGAATCGATGTTGCGATCGATCGCCTCGGTCCGGTTTATCGATCATCATCATTGCCGAGATGATCGTTTCTCGCTTGCTGAAAGTTTAGAAAAATGCTTGTCTGAATCCGATGCGGTGTTTCTGACCGGCGGGGTCTCCCAAGGCGACTACGACTACGTGCCAAAGATCATTCCCGGGTTCGGTGCCGAGATCGTCTTTCATGGATTACCGATCCGCCCGGGGAAGCCAATCCTAGGTGCGGCAACGAGAGCAGGAAAGTTGATCCTAGGTTTGCCTGGAAACCCCGTCAGCGCGACGGTCGGAGCGAGACGCTTCGCACGCCCTCTACTGGCTAAGATGTCGGGTCAAAACGATTGGCGAGAGCATCCACCGCAAGTTCGACTACATGATTCGGCAAGCAAGTCACTGCCGCTTCACGTCATGCGGTTAGTCCGCCATGTTGAAAACAGTTTTGAACAGGGTAAGGAGAATGCGGTGGTCGCAGCGGTTCCGAGTCTCGGGTCGGGCGACCTCGTATCGTTAGGCCAAAGCATTGGCTTTGTGGAAATCCCTCCTGGTCATTCGGGTGAGGGCCCGTGGCCGTTTTTCGCATGGTGA